The genomic stretch GCCATGACGGCCGAGCTCTGGAAACGCAAGTCGGTCTTGAAGTCCTGAGCGATTTCTCGCACCAGGCGCTGGAAGGGCAGCTTGCGGATGAGCAGCTCAGTAGACTTCTGATAACGACGGATCTCCCTCAGAGCCACGGTGCCGGGCCTGTAACGGTGAGGCTTCTTCACGCCGCCGGTAGCCGGCGCACTCTTGCGAGCAGCCTTAGTAGCGAGCTGCTTCCTTGGCGCTTTGCCACCGGTGGACTTACGGGcggtctgcttggttcttgccaTAGTGTCGAGCTCTGCACTTCACGGATAGAAAAACAGGATAAACGGCGCGCACGAACGCGGCCTTTTTAAGCCATAACGCCACCCTGCGCTGATTGGGCATCTCGAACGCGCTCGTCTGCTATTCGATAGAACGTTTTACGTCACCTGTTGACTATTGGACCGTCTTCTCTGCCTCCGTTCGAAACACAAGACGCCCGCCACAATTCTATTGG from Ictalurus punctatus breed USDA103 unplaced genomic scaffold, Coco_2.0 Super-Scaffold_100058, whole genome shotgun sequence encodes the following:
- the LOC128630613 gene encoding histone H3 — encoded protein: MARTKQTARKSTGGKAPRKQLATKAARKSAPATGGVKKPHRYRPGTVALREIRRYQKSTELLIRKLPFQRLVREIAQDFKTDLRFQSSAVMALQEASEAYLVGLFEDTNLCAIHAKRVTIMPKDIQLARRIRGERA